One genomic window of Punica granatum isolate Tunisia-2019 chromosome 1, ASM765513v2, whole genome shotgun sequence includes the following:
- the LOC116192683 gene encoding probable lysophospholipase BODYGUARD 3, producing MAAAALARTRSALTAFSVIINDVVSFLVFSFLDLLDLILCYAYRIADYMIESEWKPCYCTSALEAINGSGGNILVSERGELAKVVRLSSSRLQLEDVSDTLYSRPSLVADVSQSTVKRLASRSSSRSYSVRQQKRFGTARTSGSGFRLNSNIVEMLKDRIVGMKPHPIPRWSDCNCKCCTSWTDSRSKSLFVRSKGAKGYTKEDVLFIHGFISSSTFWSETVYPNLSESAKSSRRFFAVDLLGFGRSPRPTDSLYTLREHVEMIEKSVVEAHKVKSFHIVAHSLGCILAVALAVRHPQSVKSLTLLAPPYYPVPEGEQATQYVMRKVAPRRVWPLIAFGASIASWYEHISRTVCLLICKNHRLWEFLHKLLGINSIPMFLLEGFFCHTHNAAWHTLHNIICGTAGKMDGYLSTVNNSMECDVNIFHGEYDELIPVECSYNVQRKIRRARVRVIEKEDHITIVVGREKAFVKELEDIWKKSPSIGHQES from the exons ATGGCGGCAGCGGCATTGGCGCGGACCAGGTCTGCTCTTACTGCATTCTCAGTGATCATCAACGACGTCGTAAGCTTCCTTGTATTCTCCTTCCTCGACCTCCTGGACCTCATCCTGTGTTACGCCTACCGCATTGCCGATTATATGATCGAGTCCGAGTGGAAGCCATGCTACTGCACCTCCGCCCTAGAGGCCATCAACGGCAGCGGTGGCAATATCCTGGTCTCGGAAAGGGGCGAGCTGGCGAAGGTGGTCCGGCTAAGCTCGAGCCGGCTCCAGCTCGAGGATGTGTCTGACACGCTCTACTCCCGGCCCTCCCTAGTGGCAGACGTCTCCCAGTCCACCGTCAAGCGGCTCGCAAGTCGCAGCAGCAGCAGGAGCTACTCAGTGAGGCAACAAAAGAGGTTCGGAACGGCGAGGACTTCGGGCTCGGGTTTCAGGCTGAACTCCAACATTGTTGAGATGCTCAAGGATCGGATCGTGGGGATGAAGCCACATCCCATTCCGAGGTGGTCCGACTGCAACTGCAAATGTTGCACCTCGTGGACAGATTCTAGAAGTAAATCCCTCTTTGTCAGGTCAAAAGGCGCTAAAG GTTACACGAAGGAAGATGTGCTCTTCATCCACGGGTTCATTTCTTCGTCCACATTCTGGTCAGAGACCGTGTATCCTAACCTGTCGGAGTCAGCCAAGTCGAGCCGACGGTTCTTCGCGGTGGATCTGCTCGGGTTCGGGAGGAGCCCGAGGCCAACGGACTCGCTGTACACCCTGAGGGAGCATGTGGAGATGATAGAGAAGTCAGTGGTGGAGGCCCACAAGGTCAAGTCCTTCCACATTGTGGCCCACTCCTTGGGCTGCATCCTGGCCGTTGCTTTGGCCGTCCGGCACCCACAGTCCGTTAAATCCCTCACTTTGCTCGCGCCG CCGTATTATCCAGTACCAGAAGGGGAGCAGGCAACGCAATACGTGATGAGGAAGGTGGCACCCCGGCGGGTGTGGCCGCTCATAGCGTTCGGCGCGTCGATTGCGAGCTGGTATGAGCACATCTCTCGAACTGTTTGCCTGCTCATCTGCAAGAACCACCGGCTTTGGGAATTCCTACACAAACTCCTCGGCATAAACAG CATCCCCATGTTCTTGCTCGAAGGGTTCTTCTGCCATACGCATAACGCGGCATGGCACACCCTCCACAACATCATCTGTGGCACTGCCGGGAAGATGGACGGCTATCTCAGTACTGTCAACAACAGCATGGAGTGTGATGTCAACATCTTTCATGGAGAGTATGATGAGCTGATCCCTGTAGAATGCAGCTACAACGTCCAACGGAAGATCCGCAGGGCCAGGGTTAGGGTTATCGAGAAAGAAGACCACATCACCATTGTTGTTGGGAGGGAGAAGGCTTTTGTTAAGGAGCTTGAAGACATTTGGAAGAAATCACCATCGATTGGTCATCAAGAGTCCTGA